In Stenotrophomonas sp. ESTM1D_MKCIP4_1, a single genomic region encodes these proteins:
- the coaE gene encoding dephospho-CoA kinase (Dephospho-CoA kinase (CoaE) performs the final step in coenzyme A biosynthesis.): MSRYVVGLTGGIAAGKSEVTRRFEALGIVVADADLAARAVVAAGSPALAAIAERFGADMLLADGSLDRARLRAHIFADPAERVALEAITHPAIRQLMQQQCEQATSPYALAAIPLLTEVGGRQAYPWLDRVLLVDAPEAVQHARLMQRDGIDAALADQMIAAQASRAQRQALADDVVLNDGHPDDLQAQVEALHARYLQRATR, from the coding sequence ATGAGCCGTTACGTGGTTGGCCTGACCGGCGGCATCGCCGCCGGCAAGAGCGAGGTGACCCGGCGCTTCGAGGCGCTGGGCATTGTGGTGGCCGACGCGGACCTCGCCGCCCGTGCGGTGGTTGCGGCCGGCAGCCCGGCCCTGGCCGCCATCGCCGAGCGCTTCGGTGCCGACATGCTGCTGGCCGATGGCAGCCTGGATCGGGCCCGCTTGCGGGCTCATATCTTCGCCGACCCGGCCGAACGGGTGGCCCTGGAGGCGATCACCCACCCGGCCATCCGCCAGCTGATGCAGCAGCAGTGCGAGCAGGCCACCAGCCCCTACGCGCTGGCGGCCATTCCGCTGCTGACCGAAGTGGGCGGCCGCCAGGCCTACCCCTGGCTGGACCGCGTGCTGCTGGTCGATGCCCCGGAAGCCGTGCAGCACGCGCGGCTGATGCAGCGCGACGGTATTGATGCGGCGCTGGCGGACCAGATGATTGCCGCCCAGGCCAGCCGCGCGCAGCGCCAGGCACTGGCCGATGATGTGGTGCTCAATGATGGGCACCCGGATGACCTGCAGGCGCAGGTGGAAGCACTGCACGCGCGCTATCTGCAACGCGCCACGCGCTGA
- a CDS encoding AI-2E family transporter, which produces MPNASLRSYTARVVVTLALVALGLLLWQLSQLVLLVFGAVVVAALLRAIMGVALRYTALSEGWALGLTVLLLVVLFGLAMWLFGSQLSAQMATLRQTLPAAWENFQTWLADSPIGPTVHELTQNAQSSVSTMAARAGSLAMSATGGVADLFLVLIGGIYLAAQPALYRTGLLKLLPTRQRPAVDDAFHASGNALKAWLGGQLLAMAVVGLLTGLGLWALGVPVAFGLGIITALLDFVPIVGPILAAVPAILLAFTVSPEIALATVALFVLVQQVEGHLLQPLIQQRAVDLPPALLLFSLFGIGSLLGPAGILLAAPLTVVLYVLVKRLYVVEALGTATPIPGDPATTKAR; this is translated from the coding sequence GTGCCCAACGCTTCGCTTCGTTCCTATACCGCCCGCGTGGTGGTCACCTTGGCGCTGGTCGCCCTCGGCCTGCTGCTCTGGCAACTGTCGCAACTGGTCCTGCTGGTCTTCGGGGCGGTGGTGGTCGCGGCCCTGCTGCGCGCCATCATGGGTGTGGCGCTTCGGTACACAGCGCTGTCGGAAGGCTGGGCGCTGGGCCTGACCGTGCTGCTGCTGGTGGTGCTGTTCGGGCTGGCGATGTGGCTGTTCGGGTCGCAGTTGAGTGCGCAGATGGCCACCCTGCGGCAGACGCTGCCAGCCGCCTGGGAAAACTTCCAGACTTGGCTGGCGGACAGTCCGATCGGACCCACGGTCCATGAGTTGACCCAGAACGCCCAATCCAGCGTATCGACCATGGCCGCGCGCGCCGGATCACTGGCGATGTCGGCCACCGGTGGCGTGGCCGACCTGTTCCTGGTGCTGATCGGCGGCATCTATCTTGCGGCCCAGCCCGCGCTGTACCGCACCGGACTGCTGAAGCTGCTGCCGACGCGGCAGCGTCCGGCCGTGGACGACGCATTCCACGCCAGCGGCAATGCATTGAAGGCCTGGCTGGGCGGCCAGCTGCTGGCCATGGCCGTGGTCGGCCTGCTGACCGGGCTGGGGCTGTGGGCGCTGGGCGTGCCGGTCGCGTTCGGGCTGGGCATCATCACCGCGCTGCTGGATTTCGTACCGATCGTTGGTCCCATCCTGGCAGCGGTACCCGCCATCCTGCTGGCCTTCACCGTCAGCCCGGAAATTGCGTTGGCCACGGTGGCATTGTTCGTGCTGGTGCAGCAGGTGGAGGGGCATCTGCTGCAGCCCCTCATCCAGCAGCGTGCGGTGGACCTGCCGCCTGCCCTGCTGCTGTTCTCGCTGTTCGGCATCGGCTCGCTGCTGGGCCCGGCCGGCATACTGCTGGCCGCGCCGCTGACCGTGGTGCTGTATGTGCTGGTCAAGCGCCTGTATGTGGTTGAGGCCCTGGGGACGGCGACGCCCATCCCCGGCGACCCCGCGACCACGAAGGCCCGGTAG
- a CDS encoding HAMP domain-containing sensor histidine kinase, with protein sequence MASDTASPPRKPDSVATKGERRRTPYRRRLRSRIIVSFVLLGFCLTTLFAFATNWARMRVETQLVEDVMNRNIDEYARRYYEDPLRSPDLPVQQIRAFAYPKDKFERVREERAQWAAFNDGIHTVTGDEHGEQYSYKLAVRKTPDAWFFLAYDMTDSVRGGQQLNRALVLSVLFFSLLSLVLGWWSASKVMKPVSDLAARLRAYRGGTSEPEPLAPRFPDDEVGQLAQALDDYSSRLTEVVQRDREFNADVSHELRTPLAVIRGATELLLTRPGLDEKVLQRLQRIQRAEQQCSDLIGALLLLSRNERGQGTSNVARVADQLLDAHRAQLGGKPLELVLEGERDLVIDAPEAALSVALGNLIGNAVKYSQDGSVRVHVSSNAVSVTDSGPGLSEEDAAKLFQRGYRGTHAGHSQGGGIGLSIVSRLCDLYGWQVSVRPGGDRGVIATLTFSPKPF encoded by the coding sequence ATGGCATCGGATACCGCATCGCCACCCCGGAAGCCTGATTCGGTGGCAACCAAGGGTGAGCGTCGGCGCACGCCCTATCGGCGGCGCCTGCGCAGTCGAATCATCGTCTCCTTCGTGTTGTTGGGCTTCTGCCTGACGACACTGTTCGCGTTCGCCACCAACTGGGCCCGCATGCGCGTGGAAACCCAGCTGGTGGAAGACGTGATGAACCGCAACATCGACGAGTACGCGCGTCGGTACTACGAGGACCCGCTGCGCAGCCCCGACCTCCCGGTGCAGCAGATCCGCGCATTCGCCTACCCCAAGGACAAGTTCGAGCGGGTGCGGGAAGAGCGTGCGCAGTGGGCGGCATTCAACGACGGCATCCATACGGTCACCGGTGACGAGCACGGTGAGCAGTACTCGTACAAGCTGGCCGTGCGCAAGACGCCCGACGCCTGGTTCTTCCTCGCCTATGACATGACCGACAGCGTGCGCGGTGGGCAGCAGCTCAACCGCGCGCTGGTGCTGTCGGTGCTGTTCTTCAGCCTGTTGTCGCTGGTGCTGGGCTGGTGGTCGGCGTCGAAGGTGATGAAACCGGTGTCCGACCTGGCGGCGCGGCTGCGCGCCTACCGCGGTGGCACGAGCGAGCCCGAGCCGCTGGCACCGCGTTTCCCCGACGACGAGGTGGGGCAGCTTGCGCAGGCCCTGGACGACTATTCCTCGCGCCTGACCGAAGTGGTGCAGCGTGATCGTGAGTTCAATGCCGACGTCAGCCACGAGCTGCGCACGCCGCTGGCGGTGATCCGTGGCGCCACCGAACTGCTGCTGACCCGGCCCGGCCTGGACGAGAAGGTGCTGCAGCGCCTGCAGCGCATCCAGCGTGCCGAACAGCAGTGCAGCGATCTGATCGGCGCCTTGCTGCTCCTGTCGCGCAATGAGCGCGGGCAGGGCACGAGCAATGTCGCCCGCGTGGCCGATCAACTGCTTGATGCGCACCGTGCGCAGCTGGGTGGCAAGCCGCTGGAGCTGGTGCTGGAAGGCGAGCGCGATCTGGTGATCGACGCCCCGGAGGCGGCCCTGTCGGTGGCGCTGGGCAACCTCATCGGCAATGCCGTGAAGTACTCGCAGGACGGCAGCGTGCGCGTGCACGTGAGCAGTAATGCGGTCTCTGTGACTGACAGTGGACCTGGCTTGAGCGAGGAAGATGCCGCCAAGCTGTTCCAGCGTGGTTATCGCGGCACCCATGCGGGTCATTCGCAGGGCGGCGGTATCGGCCTGTCGATTGTCAGCCGTCTGTGCGACCTGTACGGCTGGCAGGTAAGCGTGCGCCCTGGGGGGGATCGTGGCGTCATCGCGACCCTGACGTTCTCGCCGAAGCCGTTCTGA
- a CDS encoding response regulator transcription factor, with protein MRILVIEDNSDIAANLGDYLEDRGHTVDFAADGVTGLHLAVVHEFDAIVLDLNLPGMDGIEVCRKLRNEARKQTPVLMLTARDSLDNKLAGFDSGADDYLIKPFALQEVEVRLNALSRRGKGVQTRVLETGDLEYNLDTLEVRRQGKLLQLNPTALKILQALMEAAPAVVTRQELETRVWGEELPDSDSLRVHIHGLRAVVDKPFEVPLIQTRHGIGYRIATPEA; from the coding sequence GTGCGTATTCTCGTAATCGAAGACAACAGCGACATCGCAGCCAACCTTGGCGATTACCTCGAGGATCGGGGGCACACGGTGGACTTCGCTGCTGACGGGGTCACCGGCCTGCATCTGGCCGTGGTGCACGAGTTCGACGCGATCGTGCTGGATCTCAACCTGCCGGGCATGGATGGCATCGAAGTCTGCCGAAAGCTTCGCAACGAGGCCCGCAAGCAGACCCCGGTGCTGATGCTGACCGCGCGCGATTCGCTGGACAACAAGCTGGCCGGGTTCGATTCGGGTGCCGATGACTACCTGATCAAGCCGTTCGCCCTGCAGGAAGTGGAAGTGCGCCTCAACGCCCTGTCGCGCCGCGGCAAGGGTGTGCAGACCCGCGTTCTGGAAACCGGCGATCTGGAATACAACCTGGACACGCTGGAAGTACGCCGCCAGGGCAAGCTGCTGCAGCTCAACCCCACCGCATTGAAGATCCTGCAGGCGCTGATGGAAGCCGCTCCGGCCGTGGTCACCCGCCAGGAGCTGGAAACCCGCGTATGGGGCGAAGAACTGCCCGATTCCGATTCCCTGCGTGTCCACATCCATGGCCTGCGCGCGGTGGTCGACAAGCCGTTTGAAGTGCCGCTGATCCAGACCCGCCATGGCATCGGATACCGCATCGCCACCCCGGAAGCCTGA
- the rimK gene encoding 30S ribosomal protein S6--L-glutamate ligase encodes MKLAILSRNSSLYSTRRLVEAARARGHTVRILDPLRCYMRIAADGFSMHYKGRPMTGVDVVIPRIGASITRYGTAVLRQFELMGARTPNPSDAILRSRDKLRAHQLLAAKGIDMPVTVFGDNPDDTVDLLSMLGPPPHVVKLNEGTQGRGVILTEKASASRGIVEALRGLYANFLMQEFIGEAKGADLRCFVVGDQVVASMQRQAPEGDFRSNLHAGGTAVPAKASRAEQQVAVRSAKALGLTVCGVDLIRSERGPLVLEVNSTPGLEGIEAACQVDVAARIIAHVEKIKKP; translated from the coding sequence ATGAAGCTCGCCATCCTGTCCCGCAACAGCTCGCTGTACTCCACCCGCCGGCTGGTCGAAGCGGCGCGCGCGCGCGGTCATACCGTGCGCATCCTCGACCCGCTGCGCTGCTACATGCGCATCGCGGCCGATGGCTTTTCCATGCACTACAAGGGCCGGCCGATGACCGGCGTGGATGTGGTCATTCCGCGCATCGGCGCCTCCATCACCCGTTACGGCACGGCCGTGCTGCGCCAGTTCGAGCTGATGGGCGCCCGCACACCCAATCCGTCCGACGCGATCCTGCGTTCGCGCGACAAGCTGCGCGCACACCAGCTGCTGGCAGCCAAGGGCATCGACATGCCGGTCACCGTGTTCGGCGACAACCCGGACGATACGGTCGATCTGTTGTCCATGCTCGGGCCGCCGCCGCACGTGGTGAAGCTCAACGAGGGCACCCAGGGGCGCGGTGTCATCCTCACCGAAAAGGCCAGCGCGTCACGCGGCATCGTCGAGGCCCTGCGCGGCCTGTACGCCAACTTCCTCATGCAGGAGTTCATCGGCGAGGCCAAGGGCGCGGACCTGCGCTGCTTCGTGGTGGGCGATCAGGTCGTGGCGTCGATGCAACGGCAGGCCCCGGAAGGGGACTTCCGCTCCAACCTGCATGCCGGGGGCACGGCGGTGCCGGCCAAAGCCAGCCGGGCTGAACAGCAGGTGGCGGTGCGCTCGGCCAAGGCGCTGGGCCTGACGGTGTGCGGGGTCGACCTGATCCGCTCCGAGCGCGGCCCGCTGGTGCTGGAGGTCAACTCCACGCCGGGCCTGGAGGGCATCGAGGCGGCCTGCCAGGTGGATGTGGCCGCGCGCATCATTGCGCATGTCGAGAAGATTAAAAAGCCTTGA
- a CDS encoding autotransporter domain-containing protein, with the protein MLLSKRPIRSLMAAAIALAALPAMAGESPFTRTVFFGDSLTDSGYYRPLLPADVRPVTGQFTTNPGWEWSQFVADYYGTNASPNGNGQTGDNYAVGGARVGTDLTQPAFGNVAVPSLKTQMANYLAANGGKADPNALYTVWGGANDLFSITAPAQAPAVIGAAVTTQVGIVASLKQAGAQYVMVPNLPDVGITPGFIDRGAAGQAQGTALSQAYNNALYGGLKQAGIEFIPLDTYTLLHEIIANPGMYGFSNVTGRACLVASSLTCSPLAYATPNAASTYLFADDVHPTSAAHQMLGQYAISILEGPRLQQILTHSAQTIGRSRADQVSLHQAGRPADGMSWWGGVRGDMQRYDHADVYDGMAPAGLFGIDWARDGMVVGGFAGFGRMDADFGNSRGDFTQKDTTAGLFAGWYGDRMWVNGQVSYTWLSYDVNRKVQLGPATREHGGSPDGSNLTAALNAGYEFGTEGSFRHGPIASVIWQKVKIDGYTETADANTLATALGYGKQDVDSTVGRIGWQARFDGGSVKPYVQVTYDHEFEDTKQASAWVQSLPDVGMYRVPGMDFDKNYATAIFGARMELFGLQSNIGLSATTLQKRAQDATLFASFSGSF; encoded by the coding sequence ATGCTGCTCAGCAAACGCCCGATCCGCTCCCTGATGGCGGCCGCGATCGCGCTCGCGGCGCTGCCGGCCATGGCAGGCGAATCCCCCTTCACCCGCACCGTGTTCTTCGGCGACAGCCTGACCGACAGCGGCTACTACCGCCCGCTGCTGCCGGCCGACGTGCGCCCGGTCACCGGCCAGTTCACCACCAACCCCGGCTGGGAATGGTCGCAGTTCGTCGCCGACTACTACGGCACCAATGCCAGCCCCAACGGCAACGGCCAGACCGGTGACAACTACGCCGTGGGTGGCGCCCGCGTGGGCACCGACCTCACCCAGCCGGCCTTCGGCAACGTGGCCGTGCCGTCGCTGAAGACGCAGATGGCCAACTATCTGGCCGCCAACGGTGGCAAGGCCGACCCGAACGCGCTGTACACCGTGTGGGGCGGCGCCAATGATCTGTTCTCGATCACCGCCCCGGCCCAGGCGCCGGCTGTGATCGGTGCAGCCGTCACCACCCAGGTCGGCATCGTCGCCAGCCTCAAGCAGGCCGGTGCGCAGTACGTGATGGTGCCCAACCTGCCCGACGTCGGCATCACCCCGGGCTTCATCGACCGCGGCGCGGCCGGTCAGGCGCAGGGCACCGCCCTGTCGCAGGCGTACAACAACGCCCTGTACGGTGGCCTGAAGCAGGCCGGCATCGAGTTCATCCCGCTCGACACCTACACCCTGCTGCACGAAATCATCGCCAACCCGGGCATGTACGGCTTCAGCAACGTCACCGGCCGCGCCTGCCTGGTGGCCTCGTCGCTGACCTGCAGCCCGCTGGCCTACGCCACCCCGAATGCGGCCAGCACCTATCTGTTCGCCGATGACGTGCACCCGACCTCGGCCGCGCACCAGATGCTGGGCCAGTACGCCATCTCGATCCTGGAAGGCCCGCGCCTGCAGCAGATCCTGACCCATTCGGCGCAGACCATCGGTCGCTCGCGTGCCGACCAGGTCAGCCTGCACCAGGCCGGCCGTCCGGCCGATGGCATGTCCTGGTGGGGTGGCGTGCGTGGTGACATGCAGCGCTACGACCACGCCGATGTCTATGACGGCATGGCCCCGGCCGGCCTGTTCGGCATCGATTGGGCGCGTGACGGCATGGTCGTCGGCGGCTTCGCCGGTTTCGGCCGCATGGACGCCGACTTCGGCAACAGCCGTGGCGACTTCACCCAGAAGGACACCACCGCCGGTCTGTTCGCTGGCTGGTACGGCGACCGCATGTGGGTGAACGGCCAGGTCAGCTACACCTGGCTGTCCTATGACGTGAACCGCAAGGTCCAGCTCGGCCCGGCCACCCGCGAACATGGCGGCTCGCCGGATGGCAGCAACCTGACCGCAGCCCTGAACGCCGGTTACGAGTTCGGCACCGAGGGCAGCTTCCGCCACGGCCCGATCGCCTCGGTGATCTGGCAGAAGGTGAAGATCGACGGCTACACCGAAACCGCCGATGCCAACACCCTGGCTACGGCCCTGGGCTACGGCAAGCAGGACGTCGATTCCACCGTCGGCCGCATCGGCTGGCAGGCCCGCTTCGATGGCGGCAGCGTGAAGCCGTACGTGCAGGTGACCTACGACCACGAGTTCGAGGACACCAAGCAGGCCAGCGCATGGGTGCAGAGCCTGCCGGACGTGGGCATGTACCGCGTGCCGGGCATGGACTTCGACAAGAACTATGCAACCGCCATTTTCGGCGCGCGCATGGAACTGTTCGGCCTGCAGAGCAACATCGGCCTGAGCGCCACCACCCTGCAGAAGCGTGCGCAGGATGCGACGCTGTTCGCCAGCTTCAGCGGCAGCTTCTGA
- the thiS gene encoding sulfur carrier protein ThiS gives MNIQLNGEPRTLPASATVLDLLAAEALLQRRVAVEVNGGIVSRSRHGEHVLAEGDIVEIVHALGGG, from the coding sequence ATGAACATCCAGCTCAATGGCGAACCCCGCACCCTGCCCGCTTCGGCGACCGTCCTCGACCTGCTTGCCGCCGAGGCGCTGCTGCAGCGCCGGGTGGCGGTGGAAGTGAATGGCGGGATCGTCAGCCGCAGCCGCCATGGCGAGCACGTGCTGGCCGAAGGCGACATCGTGGAGATCGTGCACGCGCTGGGCGGCGGTTGA
- a CDS encoding thiazole synthase has translation MNLPVSPDSLVIAGKTYGSRLLTGTGKFKDLEETRLATEAAGAQIVTVAIRRTPFFNKDVGQNPGEPNLLDVLPPDRYTILPNTAGCYTAEDAVRTCRLARELLDGHNLTKLEVLGDQKSLYPDVVQTLKAAEQLVKDGFEVMVYTSDDPILAKRLEEIGCAAVMPLAAPIGSGLGIQNKYNLLQIIEDAKVPIIVDAGVGTASDAAIAMELGCDGVLMNTAIAGARHPVLMASAMRKAVEAGREAFLAGRIPRKRYASASSPVDGLIG, from the coding sequence ATGAACCTCCCTGTCTCCCCCGATTCGCTGGTGATCGCCGGCAAGACCTACGGCTCGCGGCTGCTTACCGGCACCGGCAAGTTCAAGGATCTGGAAGAAACCCGCCTGGCCACCGAGGCTGCGGGCGCCCAGATCGTCACCGTGGCCATCCGCCGCACCCCATTCTTCAATAAGGATGTCGGCCAGAACCCGGGCGAACCGAACCTGCTGGACGTGCTGCCGCCGGACCGCTACACCATCCTGCCCAACACCGCCGGCTGCTACACCGCCGAAGACGCCGTACGTACCTGCCGCCTGGCCCGTGAGCTGCTGGACGGCCACAACCTGACCAAGCTGGAAGTGCTGGGCGACCAGAAGTCGCTGTACCCGGACGTGGTGCAGACCCTCAAGGCCGCCGAACAGCTGGTCAAGGACGGTTTCGAGGTGATGGTCTACACCTCCGACGACCCGATCCTGGCCAAGCGCCTGGAAGAGATCGGCTGCGCGGCGGTCATGCCGCTGGCCGCGCCGATCGGTTCGGGCCTGGGCATCCAGAACAAGTACAACCTGCTGCAGATCATCGAAGACGCCAAGGTGCCGATCATCGTCGACGCCGGCGTGGGCACCGCGTCCGATGCCGCCATTGCGATGGAACTGGGCTGCGATGGCGTGCTGATGAACACCGCCATCGCCGGCGCACGCCACCCGGTGCTGATGGCCAGCGCCATGCGCAAGGCCGTCGAGGCCGGCCGCGAGGCGTTCCTGGCCGGGCGCATCCCGCGCAAGCGCTACGCCAGCGCCTCCTCCCCGGTGGATGGGCTGATCGGCTGA
- the trmB gene encoding tRNA (guanosine(46)-N7)-methyltransferase TrmB: protein MTNPFDSAGSKAPPKPFTVSEGRREVRSFVLRQGRFTPAQQRAFDERWPRFGIDYNGQPRDLDATFGRPAHKVLEIGFGNGAAMRFAAQHDPSRDYIGIEVHAPGVGRLLNALADDNADHVRLYHHDAVEVLQNEIADGALDEVRIYFPDPWHKKRHNKRRLLQPAFAELIVRKLRPGGRLHCATDWEDYAEQMWDVLDATAGLVNRAGPRGSVPRPDWRPQTHFETRGQKLGHGVWDLLYDRT, encoded by the coding sequence ATGACCAATCCTTTTGACAGCGCCGGTTCCAAGGCCCCGCCCAAGCCCTTCACCGTCAGCGAGGGCCGCCGCGAGGTGCGCAGCTTCGTGCTGCGCCAGGGCCGCTTCACGCCCGCCCAGCAGCGCGCGTTCGACGAACGCTGGCCGCGCTTCGGCATCGACTACAACGGCCAGCCGCGCGACCTGGATGCCACCTTCGGCCGCCCGGCGCACAAGGTGCTGGAAATCGGCTTCGGCAACGGGGCGGCCATGCGTTTCGCCGCCCAGCATGATCCGTCGCGCGACTACATCGGCATTGAAGTGCATGCCCCCGGCGTGGGCCGCCTGCTGAACGCGCTGGCCGATGACAACGCCGACCACGTGCGCCTGTACCACCACGATGCGGTGGAAGTGCTGCAGAACGAGATCGCCGATGGCGCGCTGGATGAAGTGCGCATCTACTTCCCGGACCCGTGGCACAAGAAGCGCCACAACAAGCGCCGCCTGCTGCAGCCGGCGTTTGCCGAGCTGATCGTGCGCAAACTGCGCCCCGGCGGCCGCCTGCACTGCGCCACCGACTGGGAAGACTACGCCGAGCAGATGTGGGACGTGCTCGACGCCACGGCCGGGCTGGTGAACCGCGCGGGCCCGCGTGGCAGCGTGCCGCGCCCGGACTGGCGCCCGCAGACCCACTTCGAGACCCGCGGCCAGAAGCTCGGCCACGGTGTTTGGGACCTGCTGTACGACCGCACCTGA
- a CDS encoding SLC13 family permease — translation MDTALTLTNDMKLVLGLVGFTMAMFLFERIRADVVALVVLVVLGVTGLIAPEEIFGGFSGNAVMSIIATTILGAGLDRTGALNRLAAWLLRRGHGVEQRLLMMTTAIAGLNSSFMQNPSVMALYLPVASRLAARTGLTLQRLLLPISAAIVMGGALTMVGNSPLILLNDLLASANNNLPSGLATIEPLRMFAPLPIGVALLIASLLYFRYFGDRKLIEEENLVNDGVTPARTESYFAKTYGIEGDVFELVVTAESPLVGMTLGEAETLHDAPLLLALKTGNDTRLAPPAEMRIWVGSVLGAMGPRQDVNDFAQNQFLRMSSRLKHLGDLFNPSRAGISEAVVPPTSNVIGKSAADLRLRKERGISLLAINRDKQVIREDVRDVQLRAGDMLVFHSIWTDLAQAAKSRDFVVVTDYPTGEQRPHKFKIAMAIFALTILIALTSKLPVALTLMTGVAGMLLTGVLRMDEAYASINWKTVFMMAGLIPLGWAMDSSGAAAWVAGHTIDKLPTGIPLWVLEVALALLTTAFSLVISHVGATIVMVPIAVNLALAAGGNPTAFALIVALSASNNLMTASNPVISMITGPANYTPREMWRVGGPLSLIYTCVVVVMINLMF, via the coding sequence ATGGATACCGCGCTGACGCTGACCAACGACATGAAGCTCGTGCTCGGGCTGGTCGGCTTCACGATGGCGATGTTCCTGTTCGAGCGCATCCGTGCGGATGTGGTTGCGCTGGTGGTGCTGGTGGTGCTCGGCGTTACCGGGCTGATCGCCCCTGAAGAAATCTTCGGTGGCTTCTCCGGTAACGCGGTGATGAGCATCATCGCCACCACCATCCTCGGTGCCGGCCTGGACCGCACCGGGGCATTGAACCGGCTGGCGGCCTGGCTGCTGCGGCGCGGCCACGGCGTGGAACAGCGGCTGCTGATGATGACCACGGCCATCGCAGGGCTGAACTCGTCCTTCATGCAGAACCCGTCGGTGATGGCGCTTTACCTGCCGGTGGCCTCGCGGCTGGCCGCACGTACCGGCCTGACCCTGCAGCGGCTGCTGCTGCCGATCTCGGCGGCCATCGTGATGGGTGGCGCACTGACCATGGTCGGCAACTCGCCGCTGATCCTGCTGAACGATCTGCTGGCCTCGGCCAACAACAACCTGCCCTCGGGCCTGGCCACCATCGAGCCGCTGCGCATGTTCGCGCCGCTGCCCATTGGTGTGGCCCTGCTGATCGCCTCGCTGCTGTACTTCCGCTACTTCGGCGACCGCAAACTGATCGAAGAGGAAAACCTGGTCAATGACGGCGTAACCCCGGCGCGCACCGAGAGCTATTTCGCCAAGACCTACGGCATCGAAGGCGATGTGTTCGAGCTGGTGGTGACCGCCGAGAGCCCGCTGGTGGGCATGACCCTGGGCGAGGCGGAGACGCTGCACGATGCGCCGCTGCTGCTGGCGCTGAAGACCGGCAACGACACCCGCCTGGCGCCGCCGGCAGAGATGCGCATCTGGGTGGGCAGCGTGCTGGGCGCGATGGGCCCGCGGCAGGACGTGAACGACTTCGCACAGAACCAGTTCCTGCGCATGTCCTCGCGGCTGAAACACCTGGGCGATCTGTTCAACCCCAGCCGCGCGGGCATTTCCGAGGCCGTGGTGCCACCGACGTCCAACGTGATCGGCAAGAGCGCTGCCGACCTGCGTCTGCGCAAGGAACGCGGCATCAGCCTGCTGGCGATCAACCGCGACAAGCAGGTGATCCGCGAGGACGTCCGCGACGTGCAGCTGCGCGCGGGTGACATGCTGGTCTTCCACAGCATCTGGACCGACCTGGCGCAGGCCGCCAAGAGCCGCGACTTCGTGGTGGTGACCGACTACCCGACCGGCGAGCAGCGCCCGCACAAGTTCAAGATCGCGATGGCGATCTTCGCCCTCACCATCCTGATCGCGCTGACCAGCAAGCTGCCGGTGGCACTGACCCTGATGACCGGCGTGGCCGGCATGCTGCTGACCGGCGTGCTGCGCATGGACGAGGCCTATGCCTCGATCAACTGGAAGACAGTGTTCATGATGGCCGGGCTGATTCCACTCGGCTGGGCGATGGATTCCAGTGGCGCGGCGGCCTGGGTGGCCGGCCACACCATCGACAAGCTGCCTACCGGCATTCCGCTGTGGGTGCTGGAAGTGGCGTTGGCGCTGCTCACCACCGCCTTCTCGCTGGTGATCAGCCATGTGGGGGCGACGATCGTGATGGTCCCCATCGCGGTGAACCTTGCGCTGGCCGCAGGCGGCAACCCGACCGCATTCGCACTGATCGTGGCGCTGTCGGCGTCCAACAACCTGATGACGGCCTCCAACCCGGTCATTTCGATGATCACCGGCCCGGCCAACTACACCCCGCGCGAGATGTGGCGGGTCGGCGGCCCGCTGTCGCTGATCTACACCTGCGTGGTGGTGGTGATGATCAACCTGATGTTTTGA
- a CDS encoding Rieske (2Fe-2S) protein, with protein sequence MTAATALIALEALADGAFAEVEAVVEGDAESLVLYRDGAQVRAFLNICPHAGRRLDWAPGQFLKSREGHLVCAAHGASFALDSGDCIAGPCKGDRLRAVPVDIRDGQVYLA encoded by the coding sequence ATGACTGCCGCCACTGCCCTGATCGCCCTTGAAGCCCTTGCCGATGGGGCGTTTGCCGAGGTCGAAGCGGTGGTCGAGGGCGATGCGGAATCGCTGGTGCTCTACCGCGATGGCGCGCAGGTGCGTGCATTCCTGAACATCTGCCCGCATGCCGGCCGTCGTCTGGACTGGGCGCCGGGTCAGTTCCTGAAGAGCCGTGAAGGCCATCTGGTGTGCGCCGCCCATGGGGCCTCGTTCGCCCTCGACAGCGGCGACTGCATCGCCGGCCCTTGCAAGGGCGACCGCCTGCGCGCGGTGCCGGTGGACATCCGCGACGGCCAGGTCTACCTGGCCTGA